Proteins found in one Bacilli bacterium PM5-9 genomic segment:
- a CDS encoding Fic family protein (product_source=COG3177; cath_funfam=1.10.3290.10; cog=COG3177; pfam=PF02661; superfamily=140931,46785) has translation MNDYKTLEKILRINDHTKYEDEYQKRYNSISSIKFPLYIENNSIQLFAQVSLDIMNKIVDIQKKLADIRLIKNKDFHNVFYSYYLNNLFVDELIASNEIEGVATTKKEIDSAIEANIENKRDKKIVRFKFLVEKYNQLLNNEKFDLNSSQNIRDLYDDLLNGEIPETDIPDGKIFRKGEVQVLKRDGKGTVVHKGVMPENSIVMNMNALLNYLNDKNDNHNKIIKIAIAHYYFGYIHPFYDGNGRLNRFISSYLINTYENELLAFKLSKIIKENIKEYDEAFKITNNILNKGEATFFIEMFINILWEAASEIVDELGFFESKLDIFCEYFNENNALSKEEVDVLFMMYQAYLCEVKIQKKELVLSSELTDYSISKILKSLDEKSYINYEKRKKITINQNFINTIDNYIVQRKTK, from the coding sequence ATGAATGATTATAAAACTTTAGAAAAAATATTACGAATAAATGATCATACAAAATATGAGGATGAGTATCAAAAGAGATATAATTCTATTTCATCAATTAAGTTTCCATTATATATAGAGAATAATAGTATACAATTATTTGCGCAAGTTTCATTAGATATAATGAATAAAATTGTTGATATACAAAAAAAATTAGCTGATATAAGGCTAATTAAAAATAAAGATTTTCATAATGTTTTTTATTCTTATTACCTTAATAATCTTTTTGTTGATGAGTTAATTGCATCAAATGAAATAGAAGGTGTTGCAACTACAAAAAAAGAAATTGACAGTGCAATTGAGGCTAATATAGAAAATAAAAGGGATAAAAAGATTGTTAGATTTAAATTTTTGGTTGAAAAATATAACCAACTATTAAATAATGAAAAATTTGATTTAAATAGTTCTCAAAATATAAGAGATTTATATGATGATTTGTTGAATGGAGAAATTCCTGAAACTGATATTCCTGATGGGAAAATTTTTAGGAAGGGCGAAGTTCAGGTATTAAAAAGAGATGGCAAAGGAACAGTAGTTCATAAAGGAGTAATGCCTGAAAATTCAATAGTAATGAATATGAATGCTTTATTGAATTATTTAAATGATAAAAATGATAATCATAATAAAATAATTAAAATTGCAATTGCCCATTATTACTTTGGTTATATTCACCCATTTTATGATGGGAATGGTAGATTGAACAGGTTCATATCATCTTATCTTATAAATACATATGAAAATGAGCTATTGGCATTTAAACTATCAAAAATTATTAAAGAAAACATTAAAGAATATGATGAAGCATTCAAGATAACAAATAATATTTTAAACAAGGGTGAAGCTACATTTTTTATAGAGATGTTTATCAATATATTATGGGAAGCAGCGAGTGAAATAGTAGATGAACTAGGTTTTTTTGAAAGCAAATTAGATATTTTTTGTGAGTATTTTAATGAAAATAATGCATTATCAAAAGAAGAAGTTGATGTATTATTTATGATGTATCAAGCATATTTATGTGAAGTTAAAATACAAAAAAAGGAACTTGTATTATCTTCAGAATTAACAGATTATTCAATTTCAAAAATATTAAAATCACTTGATGAAAAATCATATATCAATTATGAAAAAAGAAAAAAAATAACAATTAATCAAAATTTTATTAATACTATTGATAATTATATAGTTCAAAGAAAAACAAAGTAA
- a CDS encoding two-component system sensor histidine kinase VanS (product_source=KO:K18345; cath_funfam=1.10.287.130,3.30.565.10; cleavage_site_network=SignalP-noTM; cog=COG5002; ko=KO:K18345; pfam=PF00512,PF00672,PF02518; smart=SM00304,SM00387,SM00388; superfamily=161060,47384,55874; transmembrane_helix_parts=Inside_1_6,TMhelix_7_26,Outside_27_160,TMhelix_161_183,Inside_184_480) — translation MKIHTRFFITFFCFALFFSFSTYLAQDSLFKHNQSSEEQKVTEQINSIKEVIDDEIKLSDYINSHDITMSVVKYNTENNQVESNTFGSNNAEVSQYVVLEYQTKEDIAKSCSSISNMPDKIKREKPRDYDGDYIIQSFCNNNSVYIVTSHFVQYNAAIKLLQQSYLLILVATVLISAILSYILARYISTPITKISYVTKKISNLDFSNKVEVVGNDEIGDLATNINILSDKLQHSIERLKESIIIEKESRERQVQLFASMSHELKTPITILKGTLEGIKDQIGPYKNPLDFVDDMIEETNNMENIVLNLLSYAKFSVNDIKLSFQEYHIEDLIDDAIERLSYMIKEKEIDLETNIVDDIVEIDQPSISMVLKNVLENAIHYSDKGAKVEVFTSSFTDYILIQIYNHGTNIPKDTVLHIFEPFYRADESRIKYKNGTGLGLTIVSQILEQHNSNYSMYNVNNDDEYSVCFEFTLKKAKKKK, via the coding sequence ATGAAAATTCATACTAGGTTTTTCATTACCTTCTTTTGTTTTGCTTTATTCTTTTCTTTTTCAACTTATTTAGCACAAGACTCACTATTTAAGCATAATCAAAGCAGTGAAGAACAAAAAGTAACAGAACAAATAAATAGTATTAAAGAAGTAATAGATGATGAAATAAAGCTATCTGATTATATTAATAGCCACGATATTACAATGAGTGTTGTTAAATATAATACAGAAAACAATCAGGTTGAAAGCAATACTTTTGGTAGCAATAATGCAGAAGTATCACAATATGTTGTTTTAGAATATCAAACTAAAGAAGATATAGCAAAATCATGTTCAAGCATTTCAAATATGCCTGATAAAATAAAAAGAGAGAAACCACGTGATTATGATGGTGATTATATAATTCAAAGTTTTTGTAATAATAATAGTGTATATATTGTTACATCACACTTTGTTCAATATAATGCAGCTATAAAATTATTACAACAATCTTATTTATTAATTTTAGTAGCAACTGTCTTAATTTCAGCAATTCTATCATATATTTTAGCAAGGTATATTTCAACGCCAATTACTAAAATAAGTTATGTTACTAAAAAGATTAGTAACTTAGACTTTTCAAACAAAGTTGAAGTAGTTGGTAATGATGAAATTGGTGATTTAGCTACAAATATCAATATACTTTCTGATAAATTACAACATTCTATTGAAAGATTAAAAGAAAGTATTATTATTGAAAAAGAATCTCGTGAAAGACAGGTACAATTATTTGCAAGTATGTCACATGAATTAAAAACACCTATAACAATCTTAAAAGGAACTCTTGAAGGAATAAAAGATCAAATTGGTCCTTATAAAAACCCTTTGGACTTTGTTGATGATATGATTGAAGAAACAAATAATATGGAAAATATTGTTTTAAACTTATTGAGCTATGCTAAATTCTCAGTTAATGATATTAAATTAAGTTTCCAAGAATATCACATTGAAGATTTAATTGATGATGCTATTGAAAGACTGAGTTATATGATTAAAGAAAAAGAAATTGATTTAGAAACAAATATCGTTGATGATATTGTAGAAATTGATCAACCTAGTATTTCAATGGTTTTAAAAAATGTTTTAGAAAATGCAATTCACTACTCTGATAAAGGAGCAAAAGTTGAAGTATTTACATCATCTTTTACTGATTATATTTTAATTCAAATATATAATCATGGAACAAATATTCCAAAAGATACTGTTTTACATATTTTTGAACCGTTCTATCGAGCTGATGAATCAAGAATTAAATATAAAAACGGAACTGGTTTAGGTTTAACTATTGTTAGTCAAATCTTAGAACAACATAATTCAAATTATTCAATGTATAATGTAAATAATGATGATGAATATTCAGTATGTTTTGAATTTACATTGAAAAAAGCCAAAAAGAAAAAGTAG
- a CDS encoding glycine hydroxymethyltransferase (product_source=KO:K00600; cath_funfam=3.40.640.10,3.90.1150.10; cog=COG0112; ko=KO:K00600; pfam=PF00464; superfamily=53383), translating to MRDIELFNSIEKELKRQQQNIELIASENFVSDEVLEAAGSILTNKYAEGYINKRYYGGCEYIDEVEKLAIDRAKEIFKAEHVNVQPHSGSQANMAVYLSVLNYGDKVLGMSLSEGGHLTHGHKLNFSGLSFEFVSYGVDEKTNLIDYDVVREIALKEKPKMIVAGASAYSRAIDFKKFKEIADEVGAYLMVDMAHIAGLVAAGLHQNPVEYADFVTTTTHKTLRGPRGGMILCKEEYAKKIDGKIFPGIQGGPLMHIIAAKAACFYEAMQPEFIDYQKRVIKNADILADTLKNEGFKVITDGSDNHLILIDVVTSVSLTGIEAEKALDEIYITVNKNTIPYDTKPPAKASGLRLGTPAITTRGFMEDDVIEVGKIIAYCLKNYHDENVKKECQERVLELTKKYPIYQNYNYIK from the coding sequence ATGAGAGACATTGAATTATTTAATAGCATTGAAAAAGAGTTAAAAAGACAACAACAAAATATCGAGCTAATTGCTTCAGAAAATTTTGTTAGTGATGAAGTATTAGAAGCAGCTGGAAGCATTTTAACAAACAAATACGCTGAGGGATATATAAATAAGCGTTACTATGGTGGCTGTGAATACATTGATGAAGTAGAGAAACTTGCGATTGATCGTGCAAAAGAAATCTTTAAAGCAGAACATGTAAATGTTCAACCACATTCAGGAAGTCAAGCAAATATGGCTGTATATTTGAGTGTTTTAAATTATGGTGATAAAGTATTGGGAATGTCACTTAGCGAAGGTGGACATTTAACACATGGGCATAAACTAAACTTTTCAGGGTTATCTTTTGAGTTCGTTAGTTATGGAGTTGATGAAAAAACAAATTTAATTGATTATGATGTAGTTAGAGAAATTGCATTAAAAGAAAAACCTAAAATGATTGTTGCAGGAGCAAGTGCCTATTCAAGAGCTATTGATTTCAAAAAATTCAAAGAAATTGCTGATGAAGTTGGTGCGTACTTAATGGTTGATATGGCGCATATTGCTGGATTAGTAGCAGCTGGACTTCATCAAAATCCAGTTGAGTATGCTGATTTTGTAACAACTACTACTCATAAAACATTAAGAGGCCCTCGTGGTGGTATGATTTTATGTAAAGAAGAATATGCTAAGAAAATTGATGGTAAAATTTTCCCTGGTATTCAAGGTGGCCCTTTAATGCATATCATCGCTGCTAAAGCTGCTTGTTTTTATGAAGCAATGCAACCAGAATTTATTGATTATCAAAAAAGAGTTATAAAAAATGCTGATATTTTAGCAGACACACTAAAAAATGAAGGATTCAAGGTAATTACTGATGGAAGTGATAATCATTTAATATTGATTGATGTTGTTACTAGTGTATCTTTAACAGGTATTGAAGCTGAAAAAGCATTAGATGAAATTTATATAACAGTTAATAAAAATACAATTCCATATGATACTAAACCGCCTGCTAAGGCAAGTGGGTTAAGACTTGGTACACCTGCTATTACAACTAGAGGCTTCATGGAAGATGATGTTATTGAGGTTGGAAAAATAATTGCTTATTGTTTAAAAAATTATCATGATGAAAATGTTAAAAAAGAATGTCAAGAAAGAGTTTTAGAATTGACAAAAAAATATCCAATTTATCAAAACTATAATTATATTAAATAA
- a CDS encoding putative membrane protein (product_source=COG5523; cog=COG5523; pfam=PF06161; superfamily=81442; transmembrane_helix_parts=Inside_1_23,TMhelix_24_46,Outside_47_72,TMhelix_73_95,Inside_96_128,TMhelix_129_151,Outside_152_193,TMhelix_194_216,Inside_217_251) yields MKRFKELKNEALDSLKGRWANVMLLTWITPLLIGIIMYFLIFAIILSTPEAIYYSNYDSASDLLATLPASSVILYYIVELIGSFFLLVLTYNILYCVYKDMFANKIEKAKPIGDAVSIFKSGYLGKYIILILQYSLLLAAWTLLFIIPGIVKKYSYSQAFYIFKDKMDKGEDFRPIDCITESRKMMDGYKMNYFLLILSFIGWMILGIVTLGIAFLWIEPYMNMTTVAYYENLKEVHYGNKSESISINIEV; encoded by the coding sequence ATGAAAAGATTTAAAGAGCTAAAGAACGAAGCTTTAGATAGTTTGAAAGGAAGATGGGCAAATGTAATGTTACTTACATGGATAACTCCATTATTAATTGGAATTATTATGTATTTCCTTATTTTTGCAATTATTTTATCAACACCAGAGGCAATATATTATAGTAATTATGATAGTGCTAGTGATTTATTAGCTACATTACCTGCATCGTCTGTAATTTTATATTACATTGTCGAATTAATTGGTTCATTTTTCTTGCTAGTGTTAACATATAATATTTTATATTGTGTATACAAAGATATGTTTGCAAACAAAATTGAAAAAGCTAAACCAATTGGTGATGCTGTATCTATTTTTAAAAGTGGATATTTAGGAAAATATATTATTTTAATTTTACAATATAGTTTATTACTTGCTGCATGGACTTTATTATTTATTATTCCAGGTATTGTTAAAAAATATTCATATTCACAAGCTTTCTATATTTTTAAAGATAAAATGGACAAAGGTGAAGACTTTAGACCAATTGATTGCATTACAGAATCAAGAAAAATGATGGATGGATATAAAATGAATTATTTCTTATTAATTTTATCATTCATCGGTTGGATGATTTTAGGAATAGTTACACTTGGTATTGCATTCTTATGGATTGAACCATATATGAATATGACTACTGTTGCATACTATGAAAACCTTAAAGAAGTACATTATGGTAACAAAAGTGAAAGTATAAGCATTAACATTGAAGTATAA
- a CDS encoding two-component system response regulator ResD (product_source=KO:K07775; cath_funfam=1.10.10.10,3.40.50.2300; cog=COG0745; ko=KO:K07775; pfam=PF00072,PF00486; smart=SM00448; superfamily=52172), producing MIKKTILIVEDEEKLRNLIISYLSDKYNIFEAQDGQEAYQIFCEEHIDLVISDIMMPNMDGWELLKQIRAISTVPYILLTALDDEVSQIKGYDLTVDDYITKPFSLNILTKKVDAIFRRDSVAFEKKGVIEAGILRVDTVGKSVYVNDEETHLMPKEYDLLLFFLENQGEALNRDYILNTIWGLDYDGDERVVDTHIKKLRKKIGDASTYIKTVFGTGYKFQIDE from the coding sequence ATGATTAAGAAAACAATTTTAATTGTTGAAGATGAGGAAAAATTAAGAAATCTAATTATTTCTTATTTATCAGATAAGTATAATATTTTTGAAGCGCAAGATGGGCAAGAAGCTTATCAAATTTTTTGTGAAGAACATATTGATTTAGTTATCAGTGATATTATGATGCCAAATATGGATGGTTGGGAATTATTAAAACAAATAAGAGCAATCTCAACTGTGCCATATATCTTATTAACAGCATTAGATGATGAAGTATCACAAATAAAAGGATACGATTTAACTGTTGATGATTATATTACAAAACCATTTTCATTAAATATTCTAACAAAAAAAGTGGACGCTATTTTTAGACGAGACTCTGTTGCTTTTGAAAAGAAAGGTGTTATTGAAGCTGGAATTTTAAGAGTTGATACAGTTGGTAAATCTGTTTATGTAAACGATGAAGAAACTCATTTAATGCCAAAAGAATATGATTTATTATTATTCTTTTTAGAAAACCAAGGTGAAGCTTTAAACCGTGATTATATTTTAAATACAATCTGGGGATTAGATTATGATGGTGATGAAAGAGTTGTTGATACACATATTAAAAAACTTCGTAAAAAAATTGGTGATGCTTCAACATACATCAAAACTGTTTTTGGAACAGGTTATAAATTCCAAATTGATGAGTAA
- a CDS encoding Cof subfamily protein (haloacid dehalogenase superfamily) (product_source=TIGR00099; cath_funfam=3.40.50.1000; cog=COG0561; pfam=PF08282; superfamily=56784; tigrfam=TIGR00099), protein MSKIIFFDIDGTIIDHFKKEIPKSTILALKMLQDNNHTIAIASGKGPKFIETFIPDISFNTYVALNGNYAVYKNKVISKNYLDEKSVKSFCEYCLTNDLAFVLSDENGTKTLYKNDLRIKKYYDGFSLGYPEVIEKVNDYGSFFQMSIMIENDNEKSIQEIFPEFTFVRMSKYGMNVVSNNGLKEKGIKKILEYTNYTSNDLVVFGDGLNDIGMFKLAKTSVAMGNADDKLKENATYITNHISNDGIYNACKKLNLI, encoded by the coding sequence ATGTCAAAAATTATTTTTTTCGATATTGATGGTACAATAATTGACCATTTCAAAAAGGAAATACCTAAATCTACAATATTGGCATTAAAAATGCTTCAAGATAATAATCATACAATTGCAATAGCATCTGGCAAAGGTCCAAAGTTTATTGAAACATTTATACCTGATATTAGTTTTAATACATATGTTGCTTTAAATGGCAATTATGCAGTATATAAAAACAAGGTAATCAGTAAGAATTATCTTGATGAAAAAAGTGTTAAAAGTTTTTGTGAATACTGCCTTACTAATGATTTAGCATTTGTTTTATCTGATGAAAATGGAACGAAAACATTATATAAAAATGATCTACGAATTAAAAAATACTATGATGGTTTTAGTTTAGGTTATCCTGAAGTAATTGAAAAAGTAAATGATTATGGTAGTTTCTTTCAAATGTCAATTATGATTGAAAACGATAATGAAAAAAGTATTCAAGAAATATTTCCCGAGTTTACTTTTGTTAGAATGTCAAAATACGGAATGAATGTTGTTTCAAATAATGGTTTAAAAGAAAAGGGAATTAAAAAAATTCTTGAATATACTAATTATACATCAAATGATTTAGTTGTATTTGGTGATGGTTTAAATGATATTGGAATGTTCAAACTCGCAAAAACAAGCGTTGCTATGGGCAATGCTGATGATAAATTAAAAGAAAATGCAACATATATTACCAATCATATTTCAAATGATGGAATATATAATGCATGTAAAAAATTAAATTTAATCTAA
- a CDS encoding small subunit ribosomal protein S15 (product_source=KO:K02956; cath_funfam=1.10.287.10; cog=COG0184; ko=KO:K02956; pfam=PF00312; smart=SM01387; superfamily=47060; tigrfam=TIGR00952), with amino-acid sequence MITQERKQELIKEFGKDEKDTGSTEVQVAILTERINNLNVHFKEHKHDYHSNRGLLKLVGKRRNLLAYLRDNDVARYRDLISRLGLRR; translated from the coding sequence ATGATTACTCAAGAAAGAAAACAAGAATTAATCAAAGAATTTGGAAAAGATGAAAAAGATACAGGAAGTACTGAAGTACAAGTTGCTATCTTAACAGAAAGAATTAACAATTTAAATGTTCACTTTAAAGAACATAAACATGATTATCATTCAAATCGTGGTTTATTAAAATTAGTTGGTAAAAGAAGAAATTTATTAGCTTACTTAAGAGACAATGATGTAGCAAGATATCGTGATCTTATTTCACGTTTAGGATTAAGAAGATAA
- a CDS encoding hypothetical protein (product_source=Hypo-rule applied) has translation MNLDTVIEIKEIYKINTTCNFNTSSSSSSLDFLGSNKIA, from the coding sequence ATGAATTTAGATACAGTTATAGAAATAAAAGAAATATATAAAATAAATACAACATGCAATTTTAATACGTCTTCATCTAGTTCATCACTAGATTTTTTAGGCTCCAATAAAATTGCGTAA
- a CDS encoding pyridoxal phosphate enzyme (YggS family) (product_source=TIGR00044; cath_funfam=3.20.20.10; cog=COG0325; ko=KO:K06997; pfam=PF01168; superfamily=51419; tigrfam=TIGR00044), with protein MKKELEQVLSDIEKYKIVDEVTLVGVSKTQPMDLIEKLVTLGVDNLGENRPQELRDKVDMNIVEAKWHMIGRLQSNKIKYVINRACLIHSVADKKLLSEINEAALKNDKVMEVLVQVNTSNEDSKQGLNENELVEILEYAKELKNTVVVGLMCMAPLVDDEAIINETFKIAKQWYDKYNDNFKYLSMGMSHDYVIALKNGANMLRIGSLLFKED; from the coding sequence ATGAAAAAAGAATTAGAACAAGTTTTATCAGATATTGAAAAGTATAAAATTGTTGATGAAGTTACTTTAGTAGGGGTTAGTAAAACACAACCTATGGATTTAATTGAGAAATTAGTTACTTTAGGAGTTGATAACCTTGGTGAAAATCGTCCTCAAGAATTAAGGGATAAAGTCGATATGAATATTGTTGAAGCGAAGTGGCATATGATTGGAAGATTACAATCAAATAAAATAAAATATGTTATCAATCGTGCATGTTTAATCCATTCAGTAGCAGACAAAAAGTTACTTAGTGAAATAAATGAGGCTGCTTTAAAAAATGATAAAGTTATGGAAGTGTTAGTTCAAGTTAATACAAGTAACGAGGATTCAAAACAAGGGTTAAATGAAAATGAACTTGTTGAAATATTAGAGTATGCAAAAGAACTTAAAAATACAGTTGTAGTTGGTTTAATGTGTATGGCTCCTTTAGTTGATGATGAAGCAATTATAAATGAGACATTTAAAATAGCAAAACAATGGTATGATAAATATAATGATAATTTTAAATATCTTTCAATGGGAATGTCACATGATTATGTTATTGCCTTGAAAAATGGTGCTAATATGTTAAGAATTGGAAGTTTACTATTTAAAGAAGACTAA
- a CDS encoding YebC/PmpR family DNA-binding regulatory protein (product_source=TIGR01033; cath_funfam=1.10.10.200,3.30.70.980; cog=COG0217; pfam=PF01709; superfamily=75625; tigrfam=TIGR01033), translating to MGRKWNNIKYAKAAKDANRSKIYAKFGKEIYMAAKSDPDPESNRNLKAVLDKAKTYNITKDIIDRAINKAKSGVDESYDNIRYEGYGPSGSAIIVDTLTDNVNRTVAEVRAAFNKAKGNLGVNGSVAFMFTPSSVIGIAQQDEEEMLELFIENEVDVHDIENDDGKTMIYGAVEDFSKIQDALKTKGIEEFEVAEISMLPNDTIVLEDEELERFEKLIDTLEDIDDVQEVYHNIEL from the coding sequence ATGGGTAGAAAATGGAATAATATAAAATATGCAAAGGCAGCAAAGGATGCAAATAGGTCAAAAATATATGCAAAATTTGGAAAAGAGATCTATATGGCGGCAAAATCTGATCCAGATCCTGAAAGTAATAGAAATTTGAAAGCTGTCTTAGATAAGGCTAAAACATACAATATTACAAAAGATATTATTGATAGAGCAATCAATAAGGCTAAATCGGGTGTTGATGAATCTTATGATAATATTAGATATGAAGGTTATGGACCATCAGGAAGTGCTATTATTGTTGATACATTAACTGATAATGTTAATCGAACAGTTGCTGAGGTCAGGGCAGCTTTTAACAAGGCTAAAGGAAATTTAGGTGTTAATGGTTCAGTTGCATTTATGTTTACTCCTTCAAGTGTTATTGGTATAGCACAACAAGATGAAGAAGAGATGTTAGAATTATTTATTGAGAATGAAGTAGATGTTCATGATATTGAAAATGATGATGGTAAAACAATGATTTATGGTGCAGTAGAAGATTTCTCGAAAATTCAGGATGCTTTAAAAACAAAGGGTATTGAAGAATTTGAAGTAGCTGAAATTTCAATGTTACCAAATGATACAATTGTTTTAGAAGATGAAGAGCTAGAACGTTTTGAAAAGTTAATTGATACTTTAGAAGACATTGATGATGTTCAGGAGGTATATCACAATATAGAATTATAG